In one Thalassoroseus pseudoceratinae genomic region, the following are encoded:
- a CDS encoding DmsC/YnfH family molybdoenzyme membrane anchor subunit encodes MNQFLGAENEGDHNRSGPSELDGSATDRHDLLSWLLADQQDMSAVEAFSQVQSSGQTGDEHHYSQLLPATPPQPGQQYAFEVDLDRCSGCKACVTACHSLNGLDEQETWRDVGLLLGGSSTNPVMQHVTTACHHCLEPACMTACPVDAYEKNPVTGIVKHLDDQCFGCQYCTLACPYNVPKYHSARGIVRKCDMCSDRLADGEAPACVQACPHEAISIQLVETEQVIEDSETAHFLPGAPDPQLTLPTTHYKTSRVLPRNTLPADYHSVNPQHPHWPLIIMLVLTQLSVGAFAVGVVFEHLMPSLSLESFRQFHATNALLVGLIALGASTMHLGRPQYAFRAVIGLRHSWLSREIVAFGLFAGTAFAYAAACWLAPDARWLPVLGILVSITGGFGLFCSVMIYVFTKREFWNFLPTFLKFTLTAILLGAAATLASLIGCTLISWEPLFTSSEELAGKSMLRVIIITGTVKLLLEFSLFRHLLFRHETPLKRSARLMIGPLQRSTIARFTLGLLGVVVVPLALLDGWGTEAINSASVIGGALLLFLACICGELLERYQFFSACAAPRMPGPADP; translated from the coding sequence ATGAATCAATTTCTCGGAGCAGAAAACGAAGGCGATCACAATCGAAGTGGACCTAGTGAACTCGACGGTTCAGCCACAGATCGACACGATCTCTTGTCGTGGCTATTGGCTGACCAACAAGACATGTCCGCGGTCGAAGCCTTCAGCCAAGTCCAAAGCAGTGGCCAGACTGGTGATGAACATCACTACTCGCAGTTGTTACCCGCGACACCACCTCAACCGGGACAGCAGTACGCATTTGAAGTTGACCTCGATCGGTGTTCTGGTTGCAAGGCGTGTGTGACGGCTTGTCATTCATTGAATGGCTTGGACGAACAAGAAACGTGGCGTGACGTTGGCTTGTTGCTTGGCGGATCGTCAACGAATCCGGTGATGCAACATGTGACGACAGCATGCCATCATTGTCTTGAACCGGCTTGCATGACGGCGTGCCCGGTTGATGCGTACGAGAAAAATCCTGTCACTGGGATCGTCAAACACTTAGACGATCAATGCTTTGGTTGCCAGTATTGCACACTCGCTTGCCCATACAATGTCCCGAAGTATCACTCGGCGAGAGGCATTGTCCGAAAGTGCGACATGTGCAGCGATCGACTGGCCGATGGCGAAGCGCCGGCTTGTGTGCAGGCCTGTCCGCACGAGGCAATTTCGATTCAGCTCGTCGAAACCGAACAAGTAATCGAAGACTCGGAGACGGCTCACTTTCTGCCAGGGGCACCGGACCCGCAACTCACTCTGCCAACAACTCACTATAAGACTTCACGTGTCCTGCCACGGAACACATTGCCGGCCGATTATCATTCGGTCAACCCCCAGCATCCGCATTGGCCGTTGATCATCATGCTCGTTCTGACGCAACTCTCTGTAGGTGCGTTTGCCGTCGGAGTGGTTTTCGAGCATCTGATGCCGTCTCTTAGTCTCGAATCCTTTCGACAGTTTCATGCAACGAATGCATTGCTGGTTGGACTGATCGCACTTGGTGCCAGCACAATGCATCTCGGACGTCCGCAATATGCGTTCCGGGCCGTAATCGGATTGAGACATTCTTGGCTAAGCCGAGAAATCGTTGCGTTTGGACTGTTTGCTGGAACCGCCTTCGCGTACGCAGCAGCGTGCTGGCTCGCCCCGGATGCTCGTTGGCTGCCAGTACTTGGAATTCTTGTGAGCATCACCGGCGGATTTGGTTTGTTCTGCTCGGTCATGATCTATGTCTTCACGAAACGTGAGTTCTGGAACTTCCTGCCGACGTTTCTGAAGTTTACGCTCACTGCGATCTTGCTGGGAGCTGCAGCGACTCTAGCATCACTTATCGGGTGCACTTTGATTTCTTGGGAACCATTATTTACCTCAAGCGAGGAACTAGCCGGGAAATCGATGCTACGGGTCATTATCATTACAGGCACTGTCAAGCTGCTTCTCGAATTCTCACTGTTTCGGCATCTACTATTTCGCCATGAAACGCCACTGAAACGATCTGCACGTCTGATGATTGGCCCCCTTCAACGCTCGACCATTGCCCGTTTTACTCTTGGTTTACTGGGAGTCGTTGTCGTTCCGTTAGCACTGTTAGACGGATGGGGAACAGAAGCCATCAATAGTGCGAGTGTTATTGGTGGGGCATTGTTATTGTTCCTTGCATGCATTTGCGGGGAACTTCTTGAACGCTACCAGTTCTTTTCAGCCTGTGCAGCGCCACGCATGCCAGGACCGGCCGATCCTTAG
- a CDS encoding molybdopterin oxidoreductase family protein, whose protein sequence is MSVFKKITELVRQRSGPLTRELLLQPSRFGLGKLPERLKPDAVTDMVCGYCSTGCSLRVHLKDSQAINLTPSPRYPVNLGMACPKGWEALTVLDSPERATRPLLRDNAGKLQPVDWRTAMTQFVTRFRNIQNTYGNDAVAFLSTGQMATEEMAFLGALAKFGMGMLHGDGNTRQCMATAVVAYKQAFGFDAPPYTYADFEESDVIVLVGSNLCIAHPIMWERVMRNPHSPEIIVVDPRMTETAMSSTMHLPVKPKGDQALFYGIARILIENGWVDHDFIEQSTSDFASFAEFVQQFDDERVTKETGLSSEQIDSFAERIHQGKRVSFWWTMGVNQSHQGVRTAQAMINLALITGNIGRPGTGANSITGQCNAMGSRLFSNTTNLLGGHDFANAEHREKIANILGIDPSLIPTQNSKPYHKILDGILRGKIKGLWVICTNPAHSWINQIQCRDILERLDFLVVQDMYQTTETAQMADLVLPAAGWGEKEGTFINSERRIGRLKKVRKAPGEALSDFHIFRLVANYWGCEELFSDWQSPADVFQILKRCSTGQPCDITGIRDYEAVDSQGGIQWPAPEQNSDLCQERRLFADGRFYHADGKAKFIFDEPSPIPEMPNEKYPLVLSTGRGSASQWHTQTRTRQSAVLRKLYPEHTFVELNPKDAKELAVGPQDEVVVESQRGDIRARVVITHAVQPGQVFVPMHYEEANRLTLATFDPHSHQPAYKACAVRIRKFLQPQTK, encoded by the coding sequence ATGTCGGTTTTTAAGAAAATTACGGAACTCGTTCGTCAGCGAAGCGGTCCACTGACACGGGAACTCTTGCTGCAACCGAGTCGGTTCGGTTTAGGAAAACTTCCCGAACGTTTGAAACCCGATGCCGTGACCGACATGGTCTGCGGCTACTGTTCGACAGGTTGTAGTTTGCGGGTCCATTTGAAGGACTCGCAAGCCATCAACCTCACTCCCTCACCGCGTTACCCGGTCAACCTAGGGATGGCTTGCCCGAAGGGTTGGGAGGCGCTCACGGTATTGGATTCCCCGGAACGAGCCACTCGCCCTTTGCTACGAGACAATGCCGGCAAGCTGCAACCAGTTGACTGGCGCACTGCGATGACTCAATTCGTGACGCGGTTTCGGAATATTCAAAACACCTACGGAAACGATGCCGTCGCATTCCTGAGCACCGGCCAAATGGCCACGGAGGAAATGGCTTTCCTTGGGGCCCTTGCGAAATTCGGAATGGGCATGCTGCATGGTGACGGGAACACGCGGCAGTGTATGGCGACGGCGGTTGTCGCGTACAAACAGGCCTTTGGATTTGATGCCCCACCATATACTTATGCCGACTTCGAGGAATCCGATGTCATCGTCTTAGTTGGCAGTAATTTATGTATTGCGCATCCGATCATGTGGGAACGCGTGATGCGGAATCCACATTCGCCGGAAATTATTGTCGTCGATCCGAGAATGACCGAGACCGCAATGAGTTCCACAATGCACTTGCCCGTGAAGCCTAAAGGCGATCAAGCCTTGTTCTATGGCATCGCTCGAATTTTGATCGAGAATGGGTGGGTCGATCACGACTTCATCGAGCAATCGACAAGCGACTTCGCTTCGTTCGCGGAATTCGTTCAGCAATTTGATGACGAACGCGTAACAAAAGAGACCGGACTCTCAAGTGAGCAAATCGACTCGTTCGCTGAACGCATTCATCAGGGGAAACGGGTTTCGTTTTGGTGGACAATGGGGGTCAATCAATCTCATCAAGGTGTTCGCACGGCACAAGCAATGATCAACCTGGCGTTGATAACTGGTAACATCGGGCGACCGGGGACCGGTGCAAATAGCATTACAGGGCAATGTAATGCTATGGGTTCTCGTCTCTTTAGTAATACGACCAATCTTCTAGGAGGACACGATTTCGCCAATGCGGAACATAGAGAGAAGATCGCAAATATCTTGGGCATCGATCCTAGTTTGATCCCGACTCAAAACAGTAAGCCTTACCACAAAATCTTGGACGGAATTTTACGAGGAAAAATCAAAGGGCTTTGGGTGATCTGCACCAATCCCGCTCATTCTTGGATCAATCAGATCCAATGTCGAGATATTCTTGAACGGCTTGACTTCCTAGTCGTGCAAGACATGTATCAAACGACTGAGACAGCACAAATGGCCGACCTAGTTTTACCCGCTGCAGGTTGGGGCGAGAAGGAGGGGACATTCATTAACTCTGAACGCCGAATTGGTCGTTTGAAGAAAGTTCGGAAAGCTCCTGGCGAAGCCTTGTCTGACTTCCATATCTTTCGGCTGGTGGCCAACTACTGGGGATGTGAGGAGTTGTTCTCGGATTGGCAATCGCCAGCGGATGTGTTCCAAATTCTCAAGCGTTGTTCCACTGGACAACCGTGCGATATTACAGGGATTAGGGACTATGAAGCCGTTGACTCCCAAGGGGGGATTCAATGGCCTGCACCAGAACAGAATTCTGATCTGTGTCAAGAACGCCGACTGTTTGCCGATGGACGTTTCTATCATGCCGATGGTAAAGCGAAATTCATCTTTGATGAACCAAGCCCAATTCCCGAAATGCCCAACGAAAAGTACCCCCTTGTATTGTCGACCGGTCGTGGTTCTGCATCCCAATGGCATACGCAAACGCGGACACGTCAATCGGCGGTCTTGAGGAAGTTATACCCTGAACACACTTTCGTCGAACTGAATCCGAAGGACGCGAAAGAACTTGCCGTAGGTCCTCAAGATGAAGTTGTCGTCGAATCTCAACGGGGTGACATCCGTGCGAGAGTCGTGATCACACATGCGGTTCAACCGGGCCAAGTCTTCGTTCCTATGCACTACGAGGAAGCCAACCGCTTGACACTCGCGACGTTTGACCCTCATTCTCACCAGCCAGCCTACAAGGCCTGTGCTGTGCGAATCCGAAAATTTCTCCAACCGCAAACGAAATGA
- a CDS encoding DUF5722 domain-containing protein yields the protein MNTRLRLGLLALTVFPWLLVANGDAMAETAKRKPNVVFILADDLGWSDTTLFGTTTLYKTPNIERLAQRGMTFTRAYSSSPLCSPTRASVLTGLSPARHGITSPNCHLPKVVLKATEVKSGPPSKFSTVPKSVTRLDTNYDTLGEMFQENGYATGHFGKWHLGPEPYSPLQHGFDVDVPHHPGPGPAGSYVAPWKFKDFDHDPDIPDEHLEDRMAKEAVAFMEKHKSEPFFLNYWMFSVHAPFDAKHELIEEYRQQVDPKDPQRSPTYAAMIKSMDDAVGTLLDTLDRLRIADHTIIIFASDNGGNMYNEVDGTTATSNAPLRGGKATMYEGGVRGPAIVVQPGSIKAGSRSDEVIQSSDFYPTLLDLLSIQPKPNQKFDGISIVPALHGKSLNREAIFTYFPHAPGVPDWLPPSVSVHSGDWKLIRIFHGGENEKHRYKLFNLKNDIGEQTNLIDKYPERVKKLDGLIEQHLIDTQAVRPLPNPNFDPSKYDVTHEGKAGLRGGATTPKKPHLKQFGKPVAGWRPGGTCTLSASNSSLIVNSTGKDPYLSHRLPKPISEKSWTLHITMKSDSSGKGQVFWQERKSGPFKAHHSQVFDVRHDGATHKYTVSFTTKSPLLAIRVDPSRGPGKVEIAEIRLVGKDGTVHDCLKLPATPAGSNKRKRKSNGNAPGKSTTTEDKQSDNRRSSRFPVTTSKKGLQVEIPEDAIELGVKHAVYNFNLTSLFATDGSLENLTWERNGRKFTFNRRYVEQQDAKIKRLSDSGALVYLVVLVYRSPNLRENDFLLHPDYDLNAPNRLSAFNTVTPDGREALSAALEFMANRWSGAHTSNGRVVGYIMGNEVNSHWWWSNCGEVTMEEFIDDYADAIKLSHDAVRTVSDWARIYVSLEHHWTIPFQKSHPLKSFPGRDFLERFASVTKERGNPEWHLAYHPYPENLFDPRFWEDKSATPQPDSPRVTFKNLEVLTTFMHQPEMQFAGAPRSIILSEQGFHTPPGLEGQRLQAAAYCYAYRKVAAMDDIDAFILHRHVDHPHEGGLNLGLRSYDPNNPQLRPKKLIYNVFRDADRDNWRASFEFALPIVGLKDWP from the coding sequence ATGAATACACGCCTCCGATTGGGTCTTCTCGCCCTGACTGTCTTTCCGTGGCTCTTGGTCGCTAATGGCGACGCCATGGCAGAAACTGCCAAACGGAAGCCAAACGTGGTTTTCATCCTCGCCGACGATCTCGGTTGGAGTGATACGACGTTGTTCGGAACGACAACCCTTTACAAGACACCGAACATCGAGCGGCTTGCCCAGCGAGGCATGACGTTCACGCGAGCATACTCGTCGAGCCCATTGTGCTCACCGACACGAGCGAGTGTGCTGACTGGTCTCAGCCCCGCACGTCATGGAATCACATCGCCGAACTGCCATTTACCGAAGGTTGTCCTGAAGGCGACCGAGGTCAAGAGTGGACCGCCTAGCAAGTTTTCGACTGTCCCGAAGTCTGTCACGCGACTCGATACGAACTACGACACGCTAGGCGAGATGTTCCAGGAAAACGGGTATGCCACCGGGCACTTCGGCAAGTGGCATCTTGGACCGGAACCGTACTCACCGCTTCAGCATGGTTTCGATGTCGATGTGCCCCACCATCCAGGGCCCGGACCGGCGGGCAGTTACGTCGCTCCGTGGAAGTTCAAGGACTTCGATCACGACCCGGACATTCCCGACGAACACCTGGAAGATCGAATGGCCAAGGAGGCGGTTGCCTTCATGGAAAAGCACAAGAGCGAGCCGTTCTTTCTAAACTATTGGATGTTCAGCGTGCACGCTCCGTTCGACGCGAAACATGAGCTGATCGAGGAGTATCGTCAACAGGTCGATCCGAAAGACCCGCAACGCAGCCCAACGTATGCGGCAATGATCAAGAGTATGGACGACGCCGTCGGGACTCTGCTCGACACATTGGACCGGCTGAGAATCGCGGACCACACAATCATCATCTTCGCGTCGGACAATGGCGGGAACATGTACAACGAGGTCGATGGCACGACCGCAACCAGCAACGCACCGTTACGCGGCGGCAAGGCAACGATGTACGAAGGCGGTGTGAGAGGCCCCGCGATTGTCGTCCAACCGGGATCAATCAAGGCCGGTTCACGTAGCGACGAGGTCATTCAAAGCAGCGACTTTTACCCGACACTACTCGATCTATTGTCCATCCAGCCAAAGCCGAATCAGAAGTTCGACGGAATTAGCATCGTCCCGGCGTTGCACGGCAAATCACTCAATCGTGAGGCCATCTTTACATACTTCCCGCACGCCCCCGGTGTTCCGGACTGGCTACCGCCATCGGTCAGCGTACACAGTGGGGACTGGAAACTCATCCGCATTTTTCATGGCGGTGAAAACGAAAAGCATCGCTACAAGCTATTCAATCTTAAGAATGACATCGGCGAACAAACGAATCTCATTGACAAGTACCCGGAGCGTGTCAAGAAACTTGATGGGCTGATCGAGCAGCATCTCATCGACACTCAAGCCGTGCGGCCATTACCGAACCCCAATTTCGATCCGTCGAAGTACGACGTCACTCACGAAGGGAAAGCTGGGCTGAGAGGCGGTGCAACAACTCCGAAGAAACCGCACCTGAAGCAGTTCGGCAAACCGGTCGCGGGCTGGCGACCTGGCGGCACCTGCACACTCTCAGCGTCCAACAGTTCGCTGATTGTCAACAGCACAGGCAAAGACCCTTACCTCAGTCATCGCCTGCCGAAGCCGATCAGCGAGAAGTCGTGGACGTTACATATCACGATGAAGTCGGATTCAAGTGGCAAGGGACAAGTCTTCTGGCAGGAACGGAAATCGGGACCGTTCAAGGCACATCATAGCCAGGTCTTCGACGTTCGGCATGATGGTGCAACGCACAAGTACACCGTCAGTTTCACGACGAAGAGTCCGTTGCTGGCGATCCGAGTTGATCCGTCGCGAGGTCCTGGCAAGGTCGAGATTGCCGAGATTCGACTCGTCGGCAAAGACGGTACGGTCCATGACTGCTTGAAGCTGCCGGCAACACCCGCCGGATCAAACAAACGCAAGCGAAAGTCGAACGGTAACGCACCGGGGAAATCGACGACGACTGAAGACAAACAGTCGGACAATCGCAGATCGTCGAGATTCCCCGTAACAACTTCCAAAAAGGGACTCCAGGTGGAAATTCCCGAGGACGCCATTGAACTCGGAGTGAAGCACGCGGTCTACAACTTCAACCTGACGTCGTTGTTCGCAACCGATGGTTCATTAGAAAATCTGACATGGGAGCGGAACGGTCGCAAGTTTACCTTCAACCGCCGTTACGTGGAGCAACAGGATGCCAAGATCAAGCGGCTTAGTGATTCCGGGGCGTTGGTGTATCTTGTGGTGTTGGTTTACCGCTCGCCTAACTTGCGTGAGAACGACTTCCTACTGCATCCCGACTATGACCTTAACGCCCCCAATCGCCTGAGTGCTTTCAACACTGTAACGCCCGACGGTCGCGAGGCTTTGTCGGCAGCGTTGGAGTTTATGGCCAATCGTTGGAGCGGGGCTCATACGTCGAACGGCCGCGTCGTCGGCTATATCATGGGCAATGAGGTCAATTCTCACTGGTGGTGGTCAAATTGTGGTGAAGTCACGATGGAAGAATTCATCGACGATTATGCAGACGCCATCAAGCTGTCCCACGATGCTGTTCGGACGGTTTCAGACTGGGCACGCATCTATGTTTCGCTGGAGCACCATTGGACGATACCGTTCCAAAAAAGCCATCCACTAAAATCGTTTCCTGGACGAGATTTTCTCGAACGGTTCGCCTCCGTGACCAAAGAGCGTGGGAATCCGGAATGGCATCTGGCGTATCATCCATACCCGGAGAATTTATTCGACCCGAGGTTCTGGGAGGACAAATCCGCAACACCGCAACCCGATAGCCCGAGAGTGACATTCAAGAATCTCGAAGTGTTGACGACGTTCATGCATCAACCGGAAATGCAGTTCGCAGGTGCACCACGTAGCATTATTCTCAGCGAACAAGGCTTTCACACCCCACCGGGTCTCGAAGGGCAACGATTACAGGCGGCTGCCTATTGCTATGCCTATCGCAAGGTGGCTGCAATGGATGATATCGATGCATTCATTTTGCACCGCCATGTCGATCACCCCCATGAAGGTGGTCTGAATCTTGGACTGCGAAGCTATGATCCCAATAACCCTCAACTGCGCCCTAAAAAACTGATCTATAATGTTTTTCGTGACGCAGATCGAGACAATTGGCGGGCGTCATTTGAATTTGCTTTGCCGATCGTTGGCTTGAAAGACTGGCCGTAA
- a CDS encoding Rieske 2Fe-2S domain-containing protein, producing MGNPVETWKAEKHPFEVWSDVEQYAADRTPMQKIETPNLERMKWHGFFYRKRDTPGRYMNRIRVTAGELTADQAREIAYMAYEYGHGIVDVTTRANVQIQGLDIEHLPEVAQRLTNVGLTSKQTGHDNIRNVFAHPFSGLLPDELIDTRELCHDVTALFVDSREYSDLPRKMNICLNGTDNHSSHFWTQDISFLATEVNERILFQVLLAGTQGQNPRLAWHLPVLVEPSQVVEVTRSLLDLFRAKGSRGKRNKARMRFLLEEIGIGGVLEWLEQDLSFRLIPSVAEPVPGSNRDELVGWFRQSDPKLWTMGISIPLGRMTSQQLEGLALLSKRWGSGQLRTTHEQGIAVIDIPTNFKDAAATEAAGLGLSVHADEFEQNTIACTGNQFCNIAVTETKGHMFQLIEKLRKRMLKLHGIRIHMSGCPSSCAQHFTADIGLKGVRVRRILGTREGFDVFLGGGLAGQVHLGLPYKLGVDVDQLPQLIEDVVKEYYLKHRAGQTFSAYWRERLQAAEAEKVDDNDYQVSTWICESCDYRHQGEDPPVFCPSCSGLRRYFARLEEAEEKSIDAPEENATIERNDGFQFAAKLDQLVEGSGFSVEVQGKDLALFLIDGKVHCIDAACPHEGASLADGEVRGKVVACPWHDWEFDVCSGCSLDPPNNDVESYETLIEDQQVFVKIQSANPIQNGKTTDDGGKRKMMNPMLASLTLREIIQETPDVKTFRFDNSAGEIPFDYPGKFAKVCVPTDDGDVWRSFTISSSPTQKDVLDLTIKLNPLGVVSRHLFEMAQLGHQIQLKGAQGGYFFDPMSHTEPLLLVSAGSGVTPMMSIVRYIRATGIKRPVKFLYGARTETDIIFRDECEQLAQEHDWFDYRVCLSQPGDEWTGNRGRIDAKSFQEWFPELASYRCFLCGPEDFMQQLQSSLIAADVPQDRIHTELFHRSSTPAKIGT from the coding sequence ATGGGTAATCCTGTCGAGACTTGGAAAGCCGAGAAGCATCCGTTTGAGGTTTGGTCGGATGTGGAGCAATACGCAGCCGATCGAACCCCAATGCAAAAGATTGAAACGCCCAACCTCGAACGAATGAAGTGGCATGGGTTCTTCTACCGCAAACGAGACACTCCTGGCCGATACATGAATCGGATCCGAGTCACAGCTGGTGAGTTGACCGCAGATCAAGCCCGTGAAATCGCGTACATGGCATATGAGTACGGTCATGGCATCGTCGATGTAACGACGCGAGCGAACGTACAAATCCAGGGATTAGACATTGAACATCTGCCGGAGGTCGCGCAACGACTAACCAATGTCGGTTTAACATCGAAACAGACAGGTCACGACAACATCCGCAATGTCTTCGCTCACCCATTCAGTGGCTTACTACCAGATGAACTGATTGATACACGTGAACTCTGTCATGACGTGACTGCGTTGTTCGTCGATAGTCGTGAATACTCCGACCTTCCACGCAAGATGAATATCTGCTTGAACGGGACGGACAATCACTCTTCACACTTCTGGACACAGGATATCAGTTTTCTAGCAACCGAAGTGAATGAACGCATTCTGTTCCAGGTTCTGCTAGCAGGCACGCAGGGACAGAACCCTCGTTTGGCATGGCATTTGCCAGTTCTAGTCGAACCATCTCAAGTCGTGGAAGTCACCCGTTCGCTTCTCGACCTCTTTCGGGCTAAAGGATCTCGCGGAAAACGCAACAAAGCCCGGATGCGTTTCTTACTTGAAGAAATTGGTATTGGCGGAGTCTTGGAGTGGCTAGAGCAAGATCTTTCCTTCCGTCTAATACCGAGCGTCGCCGAACCGGTTCCTGGCTCAAATCGTGACGAGCTAGTCGGTTGGTTTCGTCAAAGTGATCCCAAATTGTGGACCATGGGAATTTCCATTCCACTTGGACGAATGACTTCCCAACAACTCGAAGGCTTAGCGTTGTTAAGCAAGCGTTGGGGGAGCGGCCAACTTCGCACAACCCATGAACAAGGGATTGCGGTCATCGACATCCCCACGAACTTTAAAGATGCCGCTGCAACCGAGGCTGCCGGTTTAGGGCTAAGTGTACACGCCGACGAATTCGAACAAAACACCATTGCCTGCACCGGTAACCAATTCTGCAATATCGCTGTAACTGAGACAAAAGGTCACATGTTTCAGCTCATTGAGAAGCTCCGCAAACGCATGCTCAAACTGCATGGCATCCGCATCCACATGAGTGGCTGTCCATCCAGTTGTGCTCAACATTTTACTGCCGACATTGGACTCAAAGGTGTTCGTGTCCGCCGGATCCTAGGAACCCGCGAAGGATTTGATGTTTTTCTAGGCGGCGGTTTGGCCGGTCAAGTTCATTTGGGACTGCCTTATAAACTCGGTGTCGACGTTGACCAACTTCCTCAACTCATTGAGGACGTTGTCAAGGAGTACTATCTCAAACATCGCGCCGGGCAAACATTCAGCGCCTATTGGCGTGAGCGATTGCAAGCCGCTGAGGCAGAGAAAGTTGACGACAACGATTACCAAGTTTCGACTTGGATCTGCGAGAGCTGTGACTATCGACACCAAGGCGAAGATCCACCGGTATTCTGCCCCTCATGTTCTGGATTGCGACGGTACTTCGCGCGACTGGAAGAGGCAGAAGAGAAATCAATCGATGCCCCTGAAGAGAATGCAACGATCGAACGGAACGACGGCTTTCAATTCGCTGCGAAACTCGATCAACTTGTCGAGGGTTCTGGATTCAGCGTGGAAGTCCAAGGGAAAGATCTGGCCTTGTTCTTGATTGATGGGAAAGTTCACTGCATTGATGCTGCTTGCCCCCATGAAGGAGCGTCGCTTGCCGATGGTGAAGTTCGTGGGAAAGTCGTGGCCTGCCCTTGGCATGATTGGGAATTTGACGTGTGCTCCGGGTGCAGTCTCGATCCACCAAATAACGACGTTGAGTCCTACGAGACACTTATCGAAGACCAGCAAGTATTCGTCAAAATTCAGTCGGCAAATCCCATTCAGAACGGAAAGACAACCGACGATGGTGGCAAACGAAAGATGATGAACCCGATGCTCGCATCCCTCACATTGCGAGAGATCATTCAAGAAACCCCGGATGTCAAGACATTTCGCTTCGACAACTCCGCCGGCGAAATACCGTTTGACTACCCGGGCAAGTTTGCCAAAGTGTGTGTGCCTACTGATGACGGAGACGTCTGGCGAAGCTTCACAATTAGTTCGTCGCCGACACAAAAAGATGTTCTCGATCTGACGATCAAGCTGAATCCACTTGGCGTTGTCTCGCGACACCTGTTTGAGATGGCTCAATTAGGTCATCAAATCCAACTTAAAGGAGCTCAGGGCGGCTACTTTTTCGATCCGATGAGTCATACCGAACCACTCTTGCTAGTTTCCGCTGGAAGCGGTGTCACGCCAATGATGTCGATTGTGCGATACATAAGAGCGACTGGAATCAAGCGACCGGTCAAATTCCTGTATGGAGCACGAACTGAAACTGACATTATCTTTCGAGATGAGTGCGAGCAGCTCGCGCAGGAGCATGATTGGTTCGACTACCGAGTTTGTCTATCCCAGCCTGGCGATGAATGGACCGGGAACCGTGGGCGGATCGACGCGAAGAGTTTTCAGGAATGGTTTCCCGAGCTTGCATCGTACCGGTGTTTCTTGTGCGGGCCTGAAGACTTCATGCAACAGTTGCAATCGTCTCTGATCGCAGCAGACGTGCCGCAAGACCGAATCCATACAGAGCTATTTCATCGGTCCAGCACACCTGCCAAGATCGGAACTTAG